The following DNA comes from Anopheles cruzii unplaced genomic scaffold, idAnoCruzAS_RS32_06 scaffold03536_ctg1, whole genome shotgun sequence.
CCGGTCCGGCAGATGAAATTCACCATCGACACGTACGATTACGAGTGCACCGCCAAGTGTCGTCTCGTAAGCCATGGCAACGCGATCACCGCCGCGCTTACCAAGCGCTCCGTGCCGGATAAGCAGTTGGCGGCGTTCGTTGCGAAAACCTGCCGCAACTTTGCCAACGTTCTCGACGAGTACGGTCGTACGGCGCTTCACATGGCGGCATCGGTTGGCCGGGACGTGCTCGTCGAGTGGCTCATCAATCAGGGTGCGAACATCGCGCAGAAGGACACGGAATCGGGCCACACGGCTCTTCACCGGGCGCTGTACTACGGAAGCGTAGCGGCGGCCGTACGGCTGGTGAAGCACGGTGCGCCACTCGATACGCCGGACAAAGATTTCGTGAACCCGTTGCAGCTCTGCAGTAGCTGCAAGCGATTGCCGGTCTGCGACACCGAGGTCGTGGTGTGGGGAAAGAACAAGAACTACAACCTCGGCATCGACTCCCTGCGGGACCGCGAGCGGCCCGGTTTCATAGACTGCTTTCTGGAAGACAACATTCGGATCAAACGGGTTGCGATCAGTGCGTACCACAGTGTGTTTCTGCCGCCCGACTCGAAGGAGGTGTACGTGGTGGGGTACGGCGTCGGCGGACGGCTGGGCATGGATGGTGAATACACGGTCACCCGGCCACAAAGGTTGCCGGTTCCTGCATACCAGAACACGACGGTCCTGGACGTTAGTGCCGGTAAATATCACACCCTTCTGCTGCGCGACGATAATCGCGTAAGTAACACGAGTCCCTCCAGCCGGGGTCAGGTCAGGATGTGTCTGTAACGGATTTTCACACCCCCAGATTTTCGCCTGCGGAGAGAACAAACACTGCCAGCTGGGAATCAGTCCACCACCGGAGAAGCAGCTCACCTTTCGGGACATTAGCGAACGTTCGGTCCTATAGTACGTTGGCAACGATCGCAACGATCgcggaaaatgttttaatctcTTTCTccaacagcaaaaacacgATCGCACGCGTCATCGCCAAGGACTACCACTCGATCGCGGTGGGCATCAAGGAGGTGTACGTGTGGGGACTGAACGGCGGTCAGTTTGGGTTGGAACGCGATGCCCACGGTGAAGTGTTTGTGCAGCCAAAAGCGTTGGTGCTTCCGGGGAAACGGGATGCAACGGTCGTCCTGGTGGAGTCCAGCAATGCTGCCATCGCGGTGTGGACGTTGCCAGCATGTCTGTACATTCTGTACGGCTTTAAGGTGAAAGCGTTCAAAAACCCGCTGTGAGTATCTGTCCTTTCCACCGTGGGCCACAGGAGAGGTCACAACCACTAAACAcgtcctttttcttccttcagaATGGAGCAAATCGTTCACGTCTCGGTGACGGGCGGGTATCTACAGACCACACGCGACGATGTCATCCGCGAAGCGGACGAGGTGCGTGTCATCGTGATCACCGTTTCGCACCTCATCTGCATTTGGTacgaagagcagcagcagtttgtgCGCTGCGTGTTCTCTCAGGCGTGCGACCTGGCGGTGGAAAGGATAATGTGGTGCGGGGACAgtgtgctggtgttgctgctgggccaTCTGTACCGTGGCACGCTGACGCACCGAGTGTCGCGCTCGGTACGGTCCCATCACAGTGGCTCGATGAAGATGTTCATCCGACGGAGTGACGTATGCGAATCGTTGAAAACCCGCATCGAACTGCAGCGCATTCCAAATCTGACCCACGTG
Coding sequences within:
- the LOC128277038 gene encoding inhibitor of Bruton tyrosine kinase-like; this encodes MKFTIDTYDYECTAKCRLVSHGNAITAALTKRSVPDKQLAAFVAKTCRNFANVLDEYGRTALHMAASVGRDVLVEWLINQGANIAQKDTESGHTALHRALYYGSVAAAVRLVKHGAPLDTPDKDFVNPLQLCSSCKRLPVCDTEVVVWGKNKNYNLGIDSLRDRERPGFIDCFLEDNIRIKRVAISAYHSVFLPPDSKEVYVVGYGVGGRLGMDGEYTVTRPQRLPVPAYQNTTVLDVSAGKYHTLLLRDDNRIFACGENKHCQLGISPPPEKQLTFRDISERSVLYKNTIARVIAKDYHSIAVGIKEVYVWGLNGGQFGLERDAHGEVFVQPKALVLPGKRDATVVLVESSNAAIAVWTLPACLYILYGFKVKAFKNPLMEQIVHVSVTGGYLQTTRDDVIREADEVRVIVITVSHLICIWYEEQQQFVRCVFSQACDLAVERIMWCGDSVLVLLLGHLYRGTLTHRVSRSVRSHHSGSMKMFIRRSDVCESLKTRIELQRIPNLTHVRDFVCHEGAENYAALVEQLRRTLEVPEWKPGCTGFDTLLAGASPDDAVHD